The Streptomyces sp. HUAS CB01 genome has a segment encoding these proteins:
- a CDS encoding transposase — MADLRPVAAPFVALGPSGVAVRTRLKDLTPEDEKVLRLVGAHLGSLASKDLKARCTDGLEHSAGSWAARKRGLTAESSSRWAGSITKATHDQWALARRGQAGHVQSLETGITTIRHRLSLPVGQKGTKRTPGGYRCAHEWFHKTRRLHVMEDRLQKVRADREAGRVHVVRGGKRLLGTRHHLDTAQLTEDQWRRRWEASRRFLQADGESGKRYGNETIRISPDGEVSINLPAPLADLANAPHGRYALGCRVGFAHRGPEWADRVEANRAVAYRIHYDVARGRWYVTASWQIPVSRTIPMAAALAHGVIGVDTNADHLAAWRLDTHGNPTGKPRRFFYDLSGTAQHRDAQVRHALTRMLNWAKTCGVKAIAVEDLDFQAEKTREKHGRKRRFRQLISGMPTGKLRARLTSMADATGIAIIAVDPAYTSKWGAQHWQQPMAGPTRKTTRHDAASIAIGRRAQGHPIRRRTTPPRAHQSDVHGHRTVQADRRALGREGPRPRTPGPRTRSVPPDAASTRATRTSKTVRDVRSDQE, encoded by the coding sequence ATGGCTGACCTGCGCCCGGTCGCCGCACCGTTCGTCGCCCTCGGCCCGTCCGGTGTGGCGGTACGTACCCGGCTGAAGGACCTCACGCCCGAGGACGAGAAGGTTCTGCGCTTGGTGGGGGCCCACCTGGGCTCGCTCGCCTCGAAGGACCTCAAAGCGCGTTGCACGGACGGCCTGGAACACTCCGCCGGGTCATGGGCGGCCCGTAAGCGGGGCCTGACGGCCGAGTCGTCGTCCAGGTGGGCCGGGTCAATCACGAAGGCCACGCATGACCAGTGGGCGCTCGCCCGGCGCGGCCAGGCCGGGCACGTGCAGTCCCTCGAAACCGGTATCACGACGATTCGGCACCGGCTGTCGCTGCCGGTCGGCCAGAAGGGCACCAAGCGGACTCCGGGCGGCTACCGCTGCGCTCACGAGTGGTTCCACAAGACGCGACGGCTGCATGTGATGGAGGACCGGCTCCAGAAGGTTCGGGCCGACCGGGAAGCGGGCCGTGTGCATGTCGTGCGTGGCGGCAAACGTCTGCTCGGCACCCGCCACCACCTCGACACCGCGCAGCTCACCGAGGACCAGTGGCGCCGGCGGTGGGAAGCCTCACGCCGGTTCCTGCAGGCCGACGGTGAATCCGGCAAACGCTACGGCAACGAGACGATCCGGATCAGCCCGGACGGCGAGGTCAGCATCAACCTCCCGGCTCCGCTCGCCGACTTGGCCAACGCCCCGCACGGCCGGTACGCACTCGGCTGCCGGGTCGGCTTCGCGCACCGCGGGCCGGAGTGGGCAGACCGAGTGGAGGCGAACCGCGCGGTGGCCTACCGCATCCACTACGACGTGGCACGGGGCCGCTGGTATGTGACCGCGTCCTGGCAGATCCCGGTCTCCCGGACCATCCCGATGGCCGCCGCCCTCGCGCACGGTGTGATCGGCGTCGACACCAACGCCGACCACCTCGCCGCCTGGCGCCTGGACACCCACGGCAACCCGACCGGGAAACCGCGCCGGTTCTTCTACGACCTGTCCGGTACCGCCCAGCACCGCGACGCCCAGGTCCGCCACGCCCTCACCCGAATGCTCAACTGGGCCAAGACCTGCGGCGTCAAGGCCATCGCGGTCGAGGACCTCGACTTCCAGGCCGAGAAAACCAGAGAGAAGCACGGGCGCAAGCGCCGATTCCGGCAGCTCATCTCCGGCATGCCGACCGGCAAGCTCCGCGCCCGGCTGACCTCCATGGCCGACGCCACCGGTATCGCGATCATCGCCGTGGACCCGGCCTACACCAGCAAGTGGGGCGCCCAGCACTGGCAACAGCCGATGGCCGGCCCCACCCGTAAGACCACCCGGCACGATGCGGCGAGCATCGCGATCGGGCGACGCGCCCAGGGACACCCGATCCGGCGACGGACGACACCGCCCCGTGCACACCAGAGCGATGTGCACGGGCATCGGACCGTCCAGGCCGACCGGCGTGCCCTGGGGCGTGAGGGACCCCGCCCCCGCACCCCCGGACCACGGACACGATCCGTGCCGCCGGACGCGGCGAGCACGCGGGCAACCAGGACATCCAAAACCGTTCGGGATGTCCGCAGTGACCAGGAATAG
- a CDS encoding NIPSNAP family protein produces the protein MPPTDLVRLPAVIELRQYTLRPGRRDELIELFDREFVESQEEAGMIVLGQFRDLDDPDRFVWLRGFRDMATRHRGLTDFYDGPVWARYGPAANDTMTDSDDVLLLRPEPAGSGLAVSPGRRPPVGGPAPSRFVAATVWSFPPGRHDGIALIRDGLLPVLLETGPAPLALLTTEHAHNTFARLPVRSGENVAVLITSYPDESAHRRHATGLQAHPRTRAEILPAIEREQTAAPRKLRLAPTGRSLMS, from the coding sequence GTGCCACCGACCGACCTCGTCCGCCTGCCCGCGGTGATCGAGCTTCGCCAGTACACCCTGCGCCCCGGTCGGCGCGACGAGCTCATCGAGCTGTTCGACCGGGAGTTCGTCGAATCCCAGGAAGAAGCGGGGATGATCGTGCTCGGACAGTTCCGGGACCTCGACGACCCGGACCGCTTCGTCTGGTTGCGCGGTTTCCGTGACATGGCGACGCGCCATCGCGGACTCACGGACTTCTACGACGGCCCCGTCTGGGCCAGGTACGGTCCCGCGGCGAACGACACGATGACCGACTCCGACGATGTGCTCCTGCTGCGCCCTGAGCCGGCCGGCAGCGGACTCGCCGTCTCCCCCGGCAGGCGTCCCCCGGTGGGAGGTCCTGCGCCGAGCCGGTTCGTCGCCGCCACCGTGTGGTCCTTCCCTCCGGGACGGCACGACGGGATCGCCCTGATCCGCGACGGGCTCCTGCCCGTGCTCCTGGAGACGGGGCCCGCGCCGCTCGCCCTCCTGACCACCGAGCACGCGCACAACACCTTCGCCAGGCTGCCGGTCCGCTCCGGCGAGAACGTCGCCGTGCTCATCACCTCGTACCCCGACGAGAGCGCGCACCGTCGACACGCGACCGGCCTGCAGGCCCATCCCCGGACACGGGCCGAGATCCTGCCGGCCATCGAACGGGAACAAACGGCGGCGCCCCGGAAGCTCCGTCTGGCGCCCACCGGCCGCTCGCTCATGTCCTGA
- a CDS encoding DinB family protein: MLSHPSAEPPVLHAAIRDQFEAFLDEHRTVLHDSLNGLTEEQARRSLVASKTTLLGLVKHATFVEKVWFDEAITCRPRRDIGIPDSPDESFDLDDSDTITTVRHAYRQACAASRRATAPLTLDDLVRGNRRGPLPLRWVYLHTLRELAQHCGHSDILREQILGDTTPGA; encoded by the coding sequence ATGCTCTCTCACCCGTCGGCGGAACCCCCCGTCCTCCACGCAGCGATCCGCGATCAGTTCGAGGCATTCCTCGACGAGCACCGGACCGTGCTCCACGACAGCCTGAACGGCCTCACCGAGGAGCAGGCGCGCCGGTCGCTGGTCGCGTCCAAGACCACACTGCTCGGTCTGGTCAAGCACGCCACGTTCGTCGAGAAGGTCTGGTTCGACGAGGCCATCACCTGTCGCCCCCGTCGTGACATCGGCATCCCCGACTCGCCCGACGAGTCGTTCGACCTCGATGACAGCGACACGATCACCACGGTCCGGCATGCCTACCGACAGGCATGCGCGGCGTCCCGCCGGGCGACGGCACCCCTGACGCTCGACGACCTCGTACGCGGCAACCGGCGCGGCCCGCTGCCGCTGCGCTGGGTCTACCTGCACACGCTGCGCGAACTGGCCCAGCACTGCGGCCACTCCGACATCCTTCGCGAGCAGATCCTCGGCGACACGACACCCGGCGCCTGA
- a CDS encoding ABC transporter permease — MSALTYAARDSVTMFRRNMKRAVRYPSVAVVIVMMPVIFLLLFNYAFGGALGAGIQGPQLKGDYIDYIAPGIILMTVATGSIGAALGICMDKTEGIVNRFRTMAISRASFLTGHVLSNLVLTAFGTAVVTAVALLIGFRPDATALEWLAAAGLMAFLALALTWLSAGMGLVAKTVESASNMPMPITFLPFLGSAVVPTETMPSWMRWFADHQPFTPINETLRGLLMGTGIGNSAWIALAWCTGLALLGYMWAKAAFKRGVRD; from the coding sequence ATGAGCGCCCTCACCTACGCCGCCCGCGACTCCGTCACCATGTTCCGCCGGAACATGAAGCGCGCCGTCCGCTACCCGTCCGTGGCCGTGGTCATCGTCATGATGCCGGTCATCTTCCTCCTCCTCTTCAACTACGCCTTCGGCGGTGCGCTCGGGGCAGGGATCCAGGGTCCCCAGCTCAAGGGCGACTACATCGACTACATCGCCCCGGGGATCATCCTGATGACCGTCGCCACCGGCTCCATCGGCGCCGCGCTCGGCATCTGCATGGACAAGACGGAAGGCATCGTCAACCGCTTCCGCACCATGGCCATCTCCCGTGCCTCGTTCCTCACCGGCCATGTCCTCAGCAACCTCGTCCTGACGGCCTTCGGTACGGCCGTGGTCACCGCTGTCGCCCTCCTCATCGGGTTCCGCCCCGACGCCACCGCGCTGGAGTGGCTGGCCGCCGCCGGTCTGATGGCCTTCCTCGCCCTCGCCCTGACCTGGCTCTCGGCCGGCATGGGCCTGGTCGCCAAGACCGTCGAGTCCGCCTCCAACATGCCCATGCCGATCACCTTCCTCCCCTTCCTGGGCAGCGCGGTCGTCCCCACCGAGACCATGCCGTCCTGGATGCGCTGGTTCGCCGACCACCAGCCCTTCACCCCGATCAACGAAACCCTCCGCGGCCTCCTGATGGGCACCGGAATCGGCAACAGCGCGTGGATCGCGCTGGCCTGGTGCACGGGGCTGGCACTGCTCGGCTACATGTGGGCGAAGGCCGCCTTCAAGCGGGGCGTCCGCGACTGA
- a CDS encoding ATP-binding cassette domain-containing protein: protein MPTTQIDRGAATASIRATNLTKSYGDKQVLRGVDLDIPAGSVFALLGPNGAGKTTTVEILSTLIAADAGTAELAGWDLGSEPDAVRKVIGVTGQFAAVDNLLNAEENLMLMADLHHLPRSEGRRRAAELLARFDLTEAARKPVTTYSGGMRRKLDLAMTLVGDPRIIFLDEPTTGLDPRSRRTMWEIIRSLVADDGVTIFLTTQYLEEADQLADRIAVLDGGKLIAEGTADELKRLIPGGHISLRFADPAALDLAAAHFAATARNDEELTLQIPSDGTVPTLRAVLDILDSAGITPEALSQHTPDLDDVFLTLTGSDKQQEISR, encoded by the coding sequence ATGCCCACAACACAAATCGACCGCGGCGCGGCGACCGCCTCCATCCGGGCCACCAACCTCACCAAGTCCTACGGCGACAAGCAGGTTCTGCGCGGCGTCGACCTGGACATCCCCGCCGGCAGCGTCTTCGCCCTGCTCGGCCCCAACGGTGCCGGCAAGACCACCACAGTCGAGATCCTCTCGACGCTGATCGCCGCCGACGCCGGGACCGCCGAGCTGGCCGGGTGGGACCTGGGCAGCGAGCCCGACGCCGTACGCAAGGTCATCGGCGTCACCGGCCAGTTCGCCGCCGTCGACAACCTCCTCAACGCCGAGGAGAACCTGATGCTCATGGCCGACCTGCACCATCTGCCCCGCTCCGAGGGCCGCCGCCGCGCCGCCGAACTCCTCGCCCGCTTCGACCTCACCGAGGCCGCGAGGAAGCCGGTCACCACCTACTCCGGCGGTATGCGCCGCAAGCTCGACCTCGCCATGACCCTGGTGGGCGATCCGCGCATCATCTTCCTCGACGAACCCACCACCGGTCTGGACCCGCGCTCACGCCGCACGATGTGGGAGATCATCCGCTCCCTGGTCGCCGACGACGGCGTGACGATCTTCCTCACCACGCAGTACCTCGAGGAGGCCGACCAACTGGCCGACCGCATCGCCGTACTGGACGGCGGAAAGCTGATCGCGGAAGGCACCGCGGACGAACTCAAGCGACTGATCCCGGGCGGCCACATCTCCCTGAGGTTCGCGGACCCGGCCGCCCTGGACCTGGCCGCCGCCCACTTCGCCGCCACCGCCCGCAACGACGAGGAACTCACCCTCCAGATCCCCTCCGACGGCACCGTCCCCACCCTCCGCGCCGTACTGGACATCCTCGACAGCGCCGGCATCACCCCCGAGGCCCTCTCCCAGCACACGCCGGACCTCGACGACGTCTTCCTGACCCTGACCGGCTCCGACAAGCAGCAGGAGATCTCCCGATGA
- a CDS encoding DUF4097 family beta strand repeat-containing protein — MPSFDTPEPISVTARVEAGSIHFTASDRRDTAVEVRPRDPKKDLDVRAADQSEVTYANGALTVRTPKPTLFGRTGTVDVTVELPTGSRIDMSGAWAQLLGEGRLGEVRVKTSSGDVRLDTTGPLKLTASHGSITVDRVEGPAEITTSSGSLRVGLVDGGAVLKNSHGTTTVGAATGELRVSGANGDIDIRRAEDSVTATTAHGTLRVGEVACGVVQLETSYGAIDIGVREGTAAWLDVSSVSGQVRNTLTASAAPESTDDTVKIRARTRHGNIDIRRTQA; from the coding sequence ATGCCTTCTTTCGACACTCCCGAACCGATCTCGGTCACCGCACGCGTGGAGGCCGGCTCCATCCACTTCACCGCGAGCGACCGCCGCGACACCGCCGTCGAGGTCCGGCCCCGCGACCCGAAGAAGGACCTGGACGTGCGCGCGGCCGACCAGAGCGAGGTCACGTACGCCAACGGCGCACTGACCGTCAGGACACCCAAGCCCACCCTCTTCGGCCGCACCGGAACCGTCGACGTGACGGTCGAACTGCCCACGGGCTCGCGCATCGACATGTCCGGCGCGTGGGCGCAGTTGCTCGGCGAAGGCCGGCTCGGCGAGGTCCGTGTGAAGACCTCCTCCGGTGACGTGCGCCTCGACACCACAGGTCCGCTGAAGCTGACCGCGTCCCACGGCTCCATCACCGTGGACCGGGTCGAAGGACCGGCAGAGATCACCACCAGCTCCGGCAGCCTGCGCGTCGGTCTCGTCGACGGTGGCGCCGTTCTGAAGAACTCACACGGCACCACCACCGTCGGCGCGGCCACCGGCGAGCTGCGGGTCAGCGGCGCCAACGGCGACATCGACATCCGGCGCGCGGAGGACTCGGTCACCGCCACCACCGCCCACGGCACCCTCCGCGTCGGCGAAGTGGCCTGCGGAGTGGTCCAGTTGGAGACCTCCTACGGCGCCATCGACATCGGGGTCCGCGAGGGCACCGCGGCCTGGCTCGACGTCAGCTCGGTCTCCGGTCAGGTACGCAACACCCTGACCGCGTCCGCAGCCCCGGAGAGCACCGACGACACCGTCAAGATCCGCGCCCGCACCCGCCACGGAAACATCGACATCCGCCGCACCCAGGCCTGA
- a CDS encoding toxin-antitoxin system HicB family antitoxin encodes MDLTPYVDTIRRELAVAAEAGGEDARELAERLTAPLESATRLTMLHVLSAAMDEITRELAPGSVDVRLRGLDPDFVVTPPPADTGASAEPAPPAEAFTAPAPVPADGDEAGTARVNLRLPAHLKARVEEAATREGLSVNAWLVRAVSAAVDGGTRPRTAEKTHTVGQSFTGWVR; translated from the coding sequence ATGGACCTCACCCCGTATGTCGACACCATCCGCCGTGAACTCGCGGTGGCCGCCGAAGCCGGCGGGGAAGACGCGCGCGAGCTGGCCGAGAGGCTCACCGCTCCTCTGGAGTCGGCGACCCGGCTGACCATGCTCCACGTGCTGTCCGCCGCGATGGACGAGATCACCCGCGAGCTCGCTCCCGGTTCGGTCGACGTACGGCTGCGCGGTCTCGACCCCGACTTCGTGGTCACGCCGCCGCCCGCGGACACCGGCGCCTCCGCGGAGCCGGCCCCGCCCGCCGAGGCGTTCACGGCGCCGGCGCCGGTACCGGCCGACGGCGACGAGGCCGGTACCGCCCGCGTCAACCTGCGTCTGCCGGCCCACCTCAAGGCGCGCGTCGAGGAGGCCGCGACCCGCGAGGGCCTGTCGGTCAACGCCTGGCTGGTGCGTGCCGTTTCGGCCGCGGTCGACGGCGGCACCCGGCCGCGCACGGCGGAGAAGACCCACACCGTCGGCCAGAGCTTCACGGGCTGGGTGCGCTGA
- a CDS encoding class F sortase, producing MNRSSGSGAGPGALRATVSVLALAAVLLLTSCGAQDTAAPAAGSGRSAEQAPAGGQEPAAGAGAGQAVAALARSAPRVVSIPSLGVQSELESLGQNKDGTMTTPKNPDLAGWYEPGPTPGSQGPAVIAGHVTWNGKAAVFEKLKTLKAGDRIKVTREDGKTAEFAVDRIAEYPKKEFPTLEVYKNLDHAGLRLVTCGGQFDADRHYYPNNVVVFASMVAVA from the coding sequence ATGAACCGCTCCTCCGGCAGCGGCGCAGGGCCCGGGGCACTGCGTGCCACCGTGTCCGTGCTCGCCCTCGCGGCGGTCCTGCTGCTCACGTCCTGCGGCGCCCAGGACACGGCGGCACCGGCGGCCGGCTCGGGCCGGAGCGCGGAACAGGCCCCGGCGGGCGGTCAGGAACCGGCGGCCGGTGCGGGCGCCGGCCAGGCCGTGGCGGCACTCGCCCGGTCCGCGCCGCGGGTGGTGTCCATCCCGTCCCTCGGCGTGCAGAGCGAACTCGAGTCGCTCGGACAGAACAAGGACGGGACGATGACGACCCCGAAGAACCCCGATCTCGCGGGCTGGTACGAACCGGGCCCCACGCCCGGCTCCCAGGGGCCGGCGGTGATCGCCGGGCACGTGACCTGGAACGGCAAGGCCGCGGTCTTCGAGAAGCTGAAGACGCTGAAGGCCGGCGACAGGATCAAGGTGACGCGCGAGGACGGGAAGACGGCCGAGTTCGCGGTGGACCGCATCGCCGAGTACCCGAAGAAGGAATTCCCCACCCTGGAGGTGTACAAGAACCTCGACCACGCGGGTCTGCGACTGGTCACCTGTGGCGGCCAGTTCGACGCGGACCGCCACTACTACCCCAACAACGTCGTGGTGTTCGCCAGCATGGTGGCGGTCGCATAG